The Rubricoccus marinus nucleotide sequence CGCGCAAGGGCGGCAAAAAGATCGTCGTGAGCGGGGGGGGGCGGTGCAACGTGCTCCCGTCCGAGGTGGACCCGAGCCGCTACGTCACCGCTTCGTCCGCGCGAACCCTTCGTCGGATGCTGCTGAGCTGGCCTCTGGCGGAACAGCGCGCCTTTTTCGAGGACGACCTCGGCATTCCGCTCGCGATGGAAGCCGAGACGGGCAAGCTGTTTCCCGCCTCCAACCGCGCGACCGACGTGCGTGATGGCCTTCTCGCGGCGGCCCTCCGCGCTGGGGCCACGTTCTCGTTCGAATCCAGCGTGTCTGGGCTCACGCCGCCAGAGGCGAGAGGGGGCCTCTGGCGCGTCGACATCGCGAACGGCGAGCCACTTGTGTCGACGCGCGTCGTCCTCGCGACCGGTGGCCTCTCGGTCCCCAAGACCGGCTCGGATGGGTTCGGCCTCCGCCTCGCCGAATCCCTCGGTCACGCGATGAAGCCGACCTACCCCGCGCTGACGCCGCTCCTGACCGATCCCGCCGTCCATGCGCCTCTGGCGGGCGTCTCCCTGGATGTGCACGTTCACGCGCCCGCCGGCAAGCACGGCATCCGCGCCAGAGGCGGCTTCCTCTTTACCCACCGCGGCTACAGCGGCCCGTCGGTACTCGACGTCTCGCACCTCACGACGCTCGCCCGCGCCAGAGGCGACGCGCAGGAGGTCCGCGTGCAGTGGGACGACTGGGACGCTGACGCGTGGGACCGTGCCTTCCGCGAGCCGGGGGCTGGCCTCGTGCTCACCACGCTGCGCGACCGACTGCCCAACCGGCTGGCTGAAGCGCTCCTCACGGAAGCCGAGGTGCCTGGAGACCGCGCGCGTGCCGATCTCCGCCGCGACGAACGCAAGAGGCTGGTCCGCGTGCTCACGGAGTACCCGCTCCCGTGGACGGGCGACGAGGGCTACAAAAAGGCCGAAGTCACCGGCGGTGGCGTCACGCTCTCCGAAGTCGATCCGGTCACCTTGGAGAGCCGTCGTCAGTCAGGCCTTTTTCTGTGTGGCGAGATCCTCGACGCCTTTGGACCGATCGGGGGATACAACTTCATGTGGGCGTGGAGCACCGGCCGCGCCGCCGGTGTTGCCTCTGGCGCCAGAGGCTAACCACTAGTTTGTCATCCGCTTTGCTTCGCAAGGGGCTGTCAGAGTCTCGCGGTCGGGCGACAGTGCCGGGATAGGGAGAAGCCGGAATATCAGATTGATAACGCCCAAACACGGAAACACGCGTGATCTAAGGCGTATGCTGTCTACTTAAGGTTCTCGCACACCCCGTCTATTACATGCACCTCCGTACTCTCCTCGTAGCCCTAGCCCTCCTGGTGTCTAGCGCTGCCATGTCCCAGAGCGTCCCCGATTGGGCCTCGTCGTCCCAGAGCACTTCCGAAGCGTCGGAGGACAACTTTGGTCCTGGGCCACCTCCCCCGCCGCCCCCACCGCCGAACGTCCCGTTGGATGGAGGCCTTGGGCTTCTCGCGCTCGCAGGTGCTGGATACGCAGCGAAGAAGCTTCGCGCTCAAAAGAACGACTAAACCGACTGACCCGCGACGCGCTCTCAGAAGTGCATCGCGGTTTCGATCTACCCGAACTCAATACCGACATGAAGCGACTTTTACTGTTCCTCTTGGCATTCGTGCCTGCTCTCGCATCTGCTCAGGTAGCAGGAGGGCTCTACATCAGCGAGTTCGATCCAGACCCCTTCGGTGCCGACGGTGGCACGATCGGTGACGGCAACGACGAGTTTGTAGAGCTCTACGCGCCAGGGGCCCCCAACACTGCCCTTACCGGCTACGTGCTGGTTTTCTTTAACGGAAGCGGCGGCGTTTCCTACGCTCGCATTGACCTCGATACCTATACGACTGACGCAAACGGGTTGGTCGTTGTAACGCAGGCAGACTTCCCGGCAAGCCTCCAGAACGGCCCCGATGCCATCGCTGTGTACACCGGGGATGCAGCGGACTTCCCAAACGGAACGCCCGTCACGACTACGAACCTCGTAGACGCTGCGGTGTACTCGCAGGGCAACCAGTCGCGTTCGACGGTGCTCCTCGCTGGTCTCGGCGAGACTGTCCAGTACGACGAGGGCTTCGGTGAGGTTAGCCCAGGCGATGTGTCTTTCCAGCGCCTCATTCGAGACGGAGAGGGCAACGGCATTTCAAAGACCTTCTACGTGTTCGCTCCAAGCCCAGGTGTTAACGGGCCCAGACGTGTAACGGTCGATGAGACCGCTGCCGTCGAAGGCGTTGAGGGAAGCCTCGGGAACAGCGATGATCAGGGCTGGCGCATGCTGGCCATGCCAGGCTTCAACGGAGCGACTCCCTTTGTCGTGAACGACATCGCGGCGGTGAACCTGGTTCAGGGAGTGCCTGCCGGTGCTACAAGCCCTGCTCAGTACCCTGCTGCAGGGGCGAACATTCTTACGAGTGCTCGTGGTGAGAGCACGCAGGATCTCTTGAACTCCTTCGCGCCGCCTACGAGCACCGACGAAGAGTTGCTGCCAGGCGCCGGGTTCTTCTGGTACTTCTATGACCTCGCCACCACAGCCGGCGGAAACGGGACCAGCTTCAGCCGGGACCTCGCGGATCCGAGCTTTAGCCTCGCGTTCGATGTGTCTCCTCCAGACCCATTCATTGATGGGGGAGAGTACGACCTCACGGTTGGTGCAGTGCAGCAGTACATCCCACCAGGTAACCCAACGCCGAGCCCTTCCCCGACGGTGCTTTCGCGGTTCTACTTCATTGGTAACCCGTACGCATACCCGTACGCCCTTGGTGGAGTCACGCCTACGAACAACGCAGACGCAAGCGTAATTCAGGACAACGTGTACATCTGGAACCCGACTGTTGGGACATCGCAGTCGAACAGCGTGACGATCACGGGGTCGTACGAACTGCGCACGGCAACCCCCGCAAACCCGTTCGATAACAACGGTGACGCTTCTGGACGCTTGAACGGGTTCTTCGTTGAGCTTGCGACCAACAGCGATGACGATGTCAACTTTGCTCTGCCTTCTGGTTTCCAGCGGCCACGTATCGCCGCAGGAACGGTTGCCAAGAACACTGTAGAAGGCCGCCTCGCCTTCACGATGGAGGGCACGACGACGAGCGGTAAGGGCGTCCTCGACACGGCCACGCTGTTCCGGTTCTCCGATAACGCGACATTCGAGTGGGACCGGTTCGATGGCACGAACGTGACGTCGATGAACCAGACCTACGCGTTCATCGCGCCGATCGGCGTGAACAACGGCAATCCGTGGGCGCAGGCGGTCTACTCGATGCCGAAGTCGATCACCGAGGCGCACAGCGTACCGATGTCCTTCGTAACGACGGAGGGTGGAACGTTTACGATCACGTGGGACGCGTCACTGCTCCCCACCGGTTGGAACGTCATCCTTCGCGACAACGAGGCGGGCACGAGCGTTGACCTCGGAACGGCTGATCGTTACGAGTTCAGCGCACCCACCACGACCGAGGAGTGGGCCGCTGGCGCAGAGCGCTTCACGGTCGTCATCTCGCCGTCCAACGTCGTCTCCAACGAGCCCGTCGCCTCTGGCGCGATGAAGCTGTCCGCCCCGATGCCGAACCCGGCCTCTGGCGCGACCCGCCTCGTCCTCACCGCTGGCGCTTCGGAGTCCGTGCGCGCCTCCGTTTACGACGCGCTCGGCCGCGAGGTCGCCGTCCTCCACGACGGGCCGCTCGCCTCTGGCGACCAGAAGACGCTCACGCTCGATACGACCTCGCTCGCCGCTGGCGTGTACGTCGTCCGCGCGCAGGGTGAGAACGGTTCGCTGACGCAGCGCCTCACGGTGACTCGCTAGTCGACCCCTCCGACTCGTCGGATCTCGCGCCCCCTGGCTTCGGCTGGGGGGCGCGTTTTGTTTGAGCCTCTGGCGCCAGAGGCGCGTCCATGCGTCGCGTGGCATACTCAGCCAGGCAACCATAGTGTGCGGCGTGAACCACCTTCACTCCCGCACTCTCGTCGCCAGAGGTCTAGATGCCCCGCTGCAGGCGCGAGGCGATCTCAGCGGGCAGGCCCACCTCGCGGATCCGCGCAGACGTCTTGGCGAGGTCGTAGTGCGCGCGCACGTGCTCAAACTCGAAGGCCTCGGTATCGAACAGGCCGAAGGAGAGGCGAGGGTCGTTGTCGCGCGGTTGACCGACGCTCCCCACGTCGATGAGGTATCGGTGGCCTTTGCGAACGCGGTGGACGCCGACGGATTCCGCGACGACAGCCGGGCGGTGGCTGTGTCCGACGAAACACACGTCAGTGTCGAACGCCTCGAACTGCGCCTTCAGGAGGCCGTAGTTGTCGAGCCGCGGCCACTCCGACGGATTCAAGGGCGCGGCGTGCGCAAGCGTAACGGTCGACCCGCTCCGAACACGGAGTGGCAGCGTTCGGAGCCATGCGAGTTGATCCTCCGAGAGGAGCGTCTGGTGTAGACGCGCGGCCGTCTCGCCGTCTTTCGGCAGGTATCGGAGGTTGCGGTCAAAGGCGACGGCTTCGTCGTGGTTGCCGAGCACGACGGCGGCGCACCTCTGGCGCACGAGGTCCACGCACGGCGCGGGATCTGGCCCGTAGCCGACGATGTCTCCCAGGCACACGATGGCGTCTACACCCCGACGGTCCACCTCTGCCAGAGCCGCCTTGAGGGCTTCCAGGTTGGCGTGGATATCAGAAAGGATGGCGAGGCGCACGTCGAAACAGGAGAGAGGGGCGCCAAGCTACCGAGAGGCCTCTGGCGCGTGCCGCCAGAGGCGGAGGGGGCCGGTATCTTCACGCCTCCCCCCACGACGCCGTGAGCTTCCAACCGTCCGCACTTCTCATCACAGGCGGCGCCGGGTTTATCGGCGCCAACTTTTTGCGCGTGGCGTTGGCTGCGGATCCCTCCGTGCGGCTCATAACGCTGGACGCGCTGACGTACGCAGGGAGCCGGTCCAACTTGGTGGAGGACCCCCGGCATACGTTCGTCCAGGGCGACATCGCGGACGGGGAGATCGTGCGGCGGCTTCTGGCGGAGCATGAGATCGACGGAATCGTGCACTTCGCGGCAGAAAGCCATGTGGACCGTTCCATTCTGGGACCGGCAGCGTTCGTTCAGACCAACGTCGTGGGCACCTTCCAACTACTCGACGCCGCGCGAGAGGCGTGGGGCGACCGGCAAGACGTGCGCTTCCACCACGTCTCGACCGACGAGGTGTACGGCGATCTCACGCCAGAGGCCCCGGCGTTTCGGGAGACGACGCCCTACGATCCATCCTCGCCGTATTCCGCGACAAAGGCGGCGAGCGATCACCTCGTGCGAGCCTACGCCCGTACCTACGGGCTGCCCGTCACGATCACCAACTGCTCCAACAACTACGGCCCGTTCCAGTACCCCGAAAAGCTGATCCCGCTCACCATCCTTCGGGCGCTTTCCGGCCGCACCATCCCGATCTACGGCGACGGCCAGCAGGTCCGCGATTGGCTCTACGTGCGCGACCACTGCGAGGCCATCTGGCAGGTGCTCACGCGCGCGGCCTCTGGCGCGACGTACAACGTGGGCGGGGGGAACCAGCCGACGAATCTGGACCTCGTGCACCGCATCTGCGGCATCCTGGACGAGCGGCACCCGCAGGGCGCGCCACACGTGCGCCTCGTCGAGTTCGTGACCGACCGGCCCGGGCACGACCGCCGCTACGCGATGGACACGACGGCCATCGCGCGCGATCTAGGATGGCGGCCGCGCCACACTCTCAGCACCGGACTGGACGCGACCGTCGCGTGGATCTTCGACAACCGCGAGTGGCTCGCCGCCATCGCGCGCGAAAACGACCTGGACGACTGGATCGCGACGCAGTACACCGACCGCTAGCCTCTGGCGCCAGAGGCGCCTCCCCCATGAAAGGCATTCTCCTCGCCGGAGGCCACGGCACCCGACTCCGGCCGCTGACCCTCATTCAGAGCAAGCAGCTCCTGCCGGTCTACGACAAGCCGATGGTGTACTACCCGCTCAGCACCCTCATGCTGGCGGGCATTCGCGACGTGCTCGTGATTTCGACGCCAGAGGCGCTGCCGGACTTCCGCGAGCTGCTCGGGACCGGCGAGGCGTGGGGCATGACGTTCGCCTACGCCGAGCAGGACGAGCCGCGCGGCCTGGCCGACGCGTTTCGCATCGGCGCGGAGTGGGTGGGGGAGGAGCCGGTCTGCCTCATCTTGGGCGATAACATCTTCTACGGCAGTGGCCTCACGGCAGGCCTGCGCCGCGCCGCCGAACTGGCCTCTGGCGCGTGCGTGTTCGCCTACCCCGTGCGCGATCCGGAGCGCTACGGCGTGGTGGAACTGGACGAAGGCGGCCGGGCCGTCCATCTGGAGGAGAAGCCGACTCAGCCACGCTCAAACCTCGCCGTGGCCGGGCTGTACTTCTACGGACCGGACGTGGTGGAGGTCGCCAGAGGCCTGACGCCGTCCGCGCGAGGTGAGTTGGAGATCACGGACGTGAACCGCACCTACATGGAGCGCGGGGACCTGCAGGTCGAGGTCATGGGCCGCGGCGTGGCGTGGCTGGACGCCGGGACGCACGAGTCGCTGTTGGACGCGAGCGCGTTCGTCCACGCGGTTCAGGCGCGCCAGGGCTTACTCATCGCGAGCCCGGAAGAAGTGGCCTACCGCATGGGCTTTATCGACGCGGCGCAACTTGCTCGCTTGGCCGACGGCCTCGCCGGAACCGCGTACGGCGAGGCCTTGGCCGAGTTGGCAAAACGGGAGGACCGCTCGTGAGCCGCCCGCTCACGCGCCTCACGCGGGATCTCCGAACGTCTGGAGGCCCCCGCCTCTGGCGCCAGAGGCAAGGGGCGGTGCTGTGGTAACGCCTCACCTCCGCCAGAGGGCCCTCAGCGGTGTGCTGTGGATGTCCGCCGACCGCGTCTTCTTGTTCGTGGTCGGCGCGGTGGTGACGGCCGTTCTCGCGCGGCTGCTGCCCCCGTCGGACTTCGGCATCGTGGGGGCGGCGCTCGTCGTCGTGGAAATCGTGGCGCAGATCGTGAGCGCGTCGGCGACGCCGGCACTGGTGCAGCGCTCACGCGTGACGCGGGCCCACCTCAGCAGCGCGTTCTGGCTCTCGGCAGGGCTGAGCCTGGGGTTGTTCGGCGTGGTCTGGGCGCTCTCGCCTCTGGCCGCGCGGTTTTTCGCGATGCCGCCTCTGGCGCAGGTGCTTCCTGCGCTCGCGTTGCTGTTCGTGTTCGACGGGCTGAGTGCGGTCGCACAGTCGCGTCAACTGCGGGATCTGGCCTTTCGCGATGCCGTCGTGATCCGCGCGGTGGCGGACGTGATCGGGCTAGGGGGCGTGAGCATCGGACTCGCGCTGAGCGGGTACGGGCTATGGGCGCTCGTCGGCGGGCGGCTGGCACAGAGCCTCTTGCGTGCGCTGGGTTTCGTGATTCGCTTTCCGCACCCAGTTCTCGGCGCGACGCGAGAGGCCGCGCGCGACATCGCGCGGTTCAGCGGCGGCGTCGTACTCCAGGGAGCGCTCAATAGCCTCGCGCGGCAGGGCGACGCCCTCGTGGTAGGCCGCGCGCTCGGCGCCAATGCGCTCGGCCTGTACAACCGCTCGTACCAGATGATGGCGCTGCCGGCCAGCTTTCTCGCGGGCAGCTTTAGCGGCGTCCTCTTCCCGATCCTCTCCAAAACGCAGGACCGAACGGCGTCGCTCCGCGCGACGCTGTATCGCACCACGTCGTTGCTCGCGCTGTTTCTTCTGCCTCTGGCGGCAGCGGCGGCAGTGCTTGCGCCAGAGGTTGTGTACGTAGCGCTCGGGCCGGACTGGGGCGGGGCAGTGGCGCCGCTGCGGATCCTCGCCGTGGGGATGTTCTTCCGTGCGGCGTACAAAACGGGGATGACGATCCTGGAGTCGCGAGGGCGGATCTACGTCGCGGCAGCGTTGCAAGGGTTGTACGCGGTGCTCGTGGTGATCGGAGCGCTGGTGGGCTGGCCGTACGGGTTGGAAGGCGTGGCCACTGGCGTCGTGGGAGCCGTTGTAGTGTTTTTCGGGATGAGCACGGCCGTGGCGGTGCGCGAGACGGACGGGACGCTCTGGCCTCTCGTGCGCGGAATGGCACCAGGCGCGATGATCGCCGGGATCGGCGGGCTTTTGGCGCACGCGGCGGTGGTGCCGCTGCGGGGCGCCGGGATCGCGCCGATCGCCACGCTTGTAACGGGCGCGGCGGTCCTGGGGAGCGTCGGTCTCGTTGCGCTCGCGTTCGCGCCAGGCCTGATCGGCCGGCACGGCCGCTGGCTGCGTTCGGCGGTGACGGCCTACCTCGCCCGCCTCGGGGACGACGGCGGGACCTCTGACGAGCCTCCGTCCGAGCATGAGTAAGCCCGCCCCCGATGTCCGCGGCGCCAGAGGCGCGTCGCTCCAGGCCTCTGGCGACCTCGCGCCCATGCGCGTTCTCATCGTCTCGCTCCGCGGGCCGACACGCGCTGGCCGCTCTGGTGGCGCGCAGGAGTACGTGCGGTCGGTCGGCAGCGCGTGGGCGCGAGAGGGACACGCGGTTTCGCTCGTGTGCGCGCAGGAGCGGCTGCCCAGCGGACGGCTGCTGCCTGCGCGCGAAGAGGTGGACGGCATCGAGGTCTACCGCGTCGGATCTCCCTCTCGGCGCGTTCGGCCGTTGCTTCGGGCCGCCCGTGCCCACGCCCTCCTCGCCGATGCTGTCCTGGAAAACCTCATGTCACTACCTCTGGCGTTGCCGTGGTGGCTACCCGACGCGCCGCTTGTCGCGCTCAAGCACCACGTCCACGGCGCCAGAGGCGGGCGAGAGGGTGCCGCCGCGGGCGCGCTCGACCGCACGCTGTTGCCTCTGGCGTACCGGCGCACGCCTCTCGTCGTGCCCAGCGAGCGGACCGCGAGGGCAGTACGCGGGCTCGGCCTTCGCGAAGCGTCTATCCACGTACTGCCGCCACCGATCCGGCCGCAAGAGGCTCGCGGCGCCCCTCGTGCCGCCCGCCCGACGGTCCTCTACCTGGGTGCTCTCCACCTCGCGCGAAAGCGCGTGGACGACGTGATCGAGGCGTTCCGGCAGGTCGCCCGTGAGGTCCCGGATGCCCAACTCGTACTCGCCGGCGACGGACCCGACCGCGCGGCGCTCGAATCGCGCGCCAGAGGCCTGCCCGTCGTGTTCCACGGGCACGTCACCGACGCCGAGAAGGCGCGACTGTATGCCGAGGCGTGGGTCCTGGCGTCGCCCAGTGTGGAGGAGGGTTTCGGGATCACGTGGATCGAGGCCGGAGCCGCAGGCGTGCCGCTCGTCGGTTACAGCCTGGACGGGTTGGACACGGTCGGCGCCGCCTCATCACGCCTCGTGGCCTCTGGCGACGTGGACGCCCTCGCGCGCGAACTCACGCGGGTCCTGACGGACTCTGGTCTGCGCCAGAGGCTTTCGGATGGCGCTCGCGCAAACGCCGCCCGGTTCACGTCGGGCGAGACGGCTCGCGCGCTTCTGGGCCTCTTGCGAGCCGAGGCCGCCGCGCGGGGCTCCCGCTAGCTTGGCGAGATGCAGCCAACCTCCGCGCCTTTTTCCGCCTCTGGCGCCGCGTTGCCCTCGCGGTGGGGCACCGCACGATG carries:
- the rfbA gene encoding glucose-1-phosphate thymidylyltransferase RfbA; this translates as MKGILLAGGHGTRLRPLTLIQSKQLLPVYDKPMVYYPLSTLMLAGIRDVLVISTPEALPDFRELLGTGEAWGMTFAYAEQDEPRGLADAFRIGAEWVGEEPVCLILGDNIFYGSGLTAGLRRAAELASGACVFAYPVRDPERYGVVELDEGGRAVHLEEKPTQPRSNLAVAGLYFYGPDVVEVARGLTPSARGELEITDVNRTYMERGDLQVEVMGRGVAWLDAGTHESLLDASAFVHAVQARQGLLIASPEEVAYRMGFIDAAQLARLADGLAGTAYGEALAELAKREDRS
- the rfbB gene encoding dTDP-glucose 4,6-dehydratase; translated protein: MSFQPSALLITGGAGFIGANFLRVALAADPSVRLITLDALTYAGSRSNLVEDPRHTFVQGDIADGEIVRRLLAEHEIDGIVHFAAESHVDRSILGPAAFVQTNVVGTFQLLDAAREAWGDRQDVRFHHVSTDEVYGDLTPEAPAFRETTPYDPSSPYSATKAASDHLVRAYARTYGLPVTITNCSNNYGPFQYPEKLIPLTILRALSGRTIPIYGDGQQVRDWLYVRDHCEAIWQVLTRAASGATYNVGGGNQPTNLDLVHRICGILDERHPQGAPHVRLVEFVTDRPGHDRRYAMDTTAIARDLGWRPRHTLSTGLDATVAWIFDNREWLAAIARENDLDDWIATQYTDR
- a CDS encoding metallophosphoesterase family protein, whose amino-acid sequence is MRLAILSDIHANLEALKAALAEVDRRGVDAIVCLGDIVGYGPDPAPCVDLVRQRCAAVVLGNHDEAVAFDRNLRYLPKDGETAARLHQTLLSEDQLAWLRTLPLRVRSGSTVTLAHAAPLNPSEWPRLDNYGLLKAQFEAFDTDVCFVGHSHRPAVVAESVGVHRVRKGHRYLIDVGSVGQPRDNDPRLSFGLFDTEAFEFEHVRAHYDLAKTSARIREVGLPAEIASRLQRGI
- a CDS encoding T9SS type A sorting domain-containing protein, coding for MKRLLLFLLAFVPALASAQVAGGLYISEFDPDPFGADGGTIGDGNDEFVELYAPGAPNTALTGYVLVFFNGSGGVSYARIDLDTYTTDANGLVVVTQADFPASLQNGPDAIAVYTGDAADFPNGTPVTTTNLVDAAVYSQGNQSRSTVLLAGLGETVQYDEGFGEVSPGDVSFQRLIRDGEGNGISKTFYVFAPSPGVNGPRRVTVDETAAVEGVEGSLGNSDDQGWRMLAMPGFNGATPFVVNDIAAVNLVQGVPAGATSPAQYPAAGANILTSARGESTQDLLNSFAPPTSTDEELLPGAGFFWYFYDLATTAGGNGTSFSRDLADPSFSLAFDVSPPDPFIDGGEYDLTVGAVQQYIPPGNPTPSPSPTVLSRFYFIGNPYAYPYALGGVTPTNNADASVIQDNVYIWNPTVGTSQSNSVTITGSYELRTATPANPFDNNGDASGRLNGFFVELATNSDDDVNFALPSGFQRPRIAAGTVAKNTVEGRLAFTMEGTTTSGKGVLDTATLFRFSDNATFEWDRFDGTNVTSMNQTYAFIAPIGVNNGNPWAQAVYSMPKSITEAHSVPMSFVTTEGGTFTITWDASLLPTGWNVILRDNEAGTSVDLGTADRYEFSAPTTTEEWAAGAERFTVVISPSNVVSNEPVASGAMKLSAPMPNPASGATRLVLTAGASESVRASVYDALGREVAVLHDGPLASGDQKTLTLDTTSLAAGVYVVRAQGENGSLTQRLTVTR
- a CDS encoding NAD(P)/FAD-dependent oxidoreductase yields the protein MPSQFDVVVVGAGAAGFMAAIFAAREGASVHVVERSRKGGKKIVVSGGGRCNVLPSEVDPSRYVTASSARTLRRMLLSWPLAEQRAFFEDDLGIPLAMEAETGKLFPASNRATDVRDGLLAAALRAGATFSFESSVSGLTPPEARGGLWRVDIANGEPLVSTRVVLATGGLSVPKTGSDGFGLRLAESLGHAMKPTYPALTPLLTDPAVHAPLAGVSLDVHVHAPAGKHGIRARGGFLFTHRGYSGPSVLDVSHLTTLARARGDAQEVRVQWDDWDADAWDRAFREPGAGLVLTTLRDRLPNRLAEALLTEAEVPGDRARADLRRDERKRLVRVLTEYPLPWTGDEGYKKAEVTGGGVTLSEVDPVTLESRRQSGLFLCGEILDAFGPIGGYNFMWAWSTGRAAGVASGARG
- a CDS encoding lipopolysaccharide biosynthesis protein; protein product: MLWMSADRVFLFVVGAVVTAVLARLLPPSDFGIVGAALVVVEIVAQIVSASATPALVQRSRVTRAHLSSAFWLSAGLSLGLFGVVWALSPLAARFFAMPPLAQVLPALALLFVFDGLSAVAQSRQLRDLAFRDAVVIRAVADVIGLGGVSIGLALSGYGLWALVGGRLAQSLLRALGFVIRFPHPVLGATREAARDIARFSGGVVLQGALNSLARQGDALVVGRALGANALGLYNRSYQMMALPASFLAGSFSGVLFPILSKTQDRTASLRATLYRTTSLLALFLLPLAAAAAVLAPEVVYVALGPDWGGAVAPLRILAVGMFFRAAYKTGMTILESRGRIYVAAALQGLYAVLVVIGALVGWPYGLEGVATGVVGAVVVFFGMSTAVAVRETDGTLWPLVRGMAPGAMIAGIGGLLAHAAVVPLRGAGIAPIATLVTGAAVLGSVGLVALAFAPGLIGRHGRWLRSAVTAYLARLGDDGGTSDEPPSEHE
- a CDS encoding glycosyltransferase family 4 protein — its product is MSKPAPDVRGARGASLQASGDLAPMRVLIVSLRGPTRAGRSGGAQEYVRSVGSAWAREGHAVSLVCAQERLPSGRLLPAREEVDGIEVYRVGSPSRRVRPLLRAARAHALLADAVLENLMSLPLALPWWLPDAPLVALKHHVHGARGGREGAAAGALDRTLLPLAYRRTPLVVPSERTARAVRGLGLREASIHVLPPPIRPQEARGAPRAARPTVLYLGALHLARKRVDDVIEAFRQVAREVPDAQLVLAGDGPDRAALESRARGLPVVFHGHVTDAEKARLYAEAWVLASPSVEEGFGITWIEAGAAGVPLVGYSLDGLDTVGAASSRLVASGDVDALARELTRVLTDSGLRQRLSDGARANAARFTSGETARALLGLLRAEAAARGSR
- a CDS encoding PID-CTERM protein-sorting domain-containing protein produces the protein MSQSVPDWASSSQSTSEASEDNFGPGPPPPPPPPPNVPLDGGLGLLALAGAGYAAKKLRAQKND